The genomic stretch ATTGTATTTCCATGTTTCTGCTGTtgcagtttatttctataacttTGGATGGAGTGATTACGGCGTCACCTCCCTCACTGCGATCCTGGACATGGTGAAGGTCATGTGCTTCTCCCTGCAGGAGGGGAAAATTGCAGTTCACTGTCACGCAGGACTCGGGAGGACAGGAGTCTTAATCGCCTGCTTCCTGGTGTTCACGTCACACATGACCCCCAGCCAGGCGGTTTTACTGGTGAGATCCAAACGTCCAAACTCCATCCAGACCAGAAGACAGCTGGCGTGTGTGCAGAACTTTGCAAAGTTCCTGATTCCACTGAGGAACGTCTTCTCCAACGCAGACCCCAGAGTTGATCCCGTCACGTTTCTCCAGTTCCTGATTCGCCAGAAACACATCCTGCACGGAGATGAAGCTCGGCAGCTGAGATACGTCCCAAAGCTTGTGACACTCATCTGCAAGCTTTTGTTAGACATTGCGGAGAACCGTCAGGTCATTGAGGAGGACATTCTAGAGGTTCCAGACATACATTCTGAGGATGAGAGCTTGGTTTGCTTTAATTCCAGATCAGAAGCTCAGATCAGCAGCCACATCATGGTTGGAGCAGTTCATTTCAGTCTGCCTCGACTTCCGGGTCCATTCGCGACTCCTAGGCACAGCTCCACGCTTCCTCTTCACTATGCTCACAAGAACTTCAGCTACAGCGACTCGGATCTACGCAGACACTCTGATACCATCAATTCTGGATGGAGGTCTGTGTCTGAAATCAACATGTTCCATGACGACCCTCTGAAAGATCTATCAACCTACAGTTCCTGCAGCAGCCTCTGGGAAATTAAATCACTATTGGAACAGGGAGGGGAACGTTATCTTCTGAACACCAGACGTCAGTCGGTTCTGCAGCGCAGCCAATCACTCGGAGTCTCCAAACAAACCGAGGAGAAGAGGTGCTCCTTAAAGGGGCTGGTATGGAGAAACAGTCATGAAGGAAATAGAAGGAACTATAAAggagataatgatgatgatgataatgatgatgaagaggaacagaagaaggaggaggaggttcAGCTGGCAGAAGTGCCGTTCCTCACCATTCAGTCGGAGCTCAATCTGGAGTCTCGGCGTCTCCTGGTGGCTCAATCTCTGGCCCTTGATCTGAACCATGATGGAAAACAGGAGCATATCCACAGAGTGAGGGACTGGCAGGTGTGGAGCAGGaacacacaccacattacatTATAGaccttctctcctcttctcttctcttctcttctcttctcttctcttctcttctcttctcttctctcctctcctcttctcttctcttctcttctctcctcttctcttctcttctcttctcttctctctcttctcttctcttctcttctctctctcttctcttctctcttctcttctcttctcttctcttcttttcttgcCTCTGCTCTTCTCTTCTAGAACAAAGGGATGTATAAACtacagagatgatgatgatgatgtgtgtgtgtgtgtgtgtgtgtgtgtgtgtgtgtgtgtgtgtgtatgcaggtgGATCTAAACTCTCAGGGAGGATTTGATCGTCTGTGTTCAGAGAGAGATCCCTTCATCCTGACGGGGCTCCTGTGGTCCTGGTTCGAGCAGCTGAAGGAACCTGTTCTCTTAGTGACAGATGTTCAGAACCTCAAACAGCAGAACACTGAGCTGAAGAGCATCTTCAGTTCACTACAGCGGGTTAGAAACATCTCACCTTCACTCCTCACAacgatttatataaaaaaatacagcaaaatctACATCATCTAAACACCAATATAATCTACATAACCTTTATAATCTACACGACTCCAAATTTAAACCCAAaacttaattaattaaataaaatcatttttgaaaaagaaagtaagaaagaaagaaagaaagaaagaaagaaagaaagaaagaaagaaaggaaggaaggaaggaagaaaggaaggaaggaagaaagaaagaaagaaagaaagaaagaaagaaagaaaggaaggaaggaaggaagaaggaaggaaggaagaaagaaagaaagaaagaaagaaagaaggaaagaaagaaaggaaggaaggaaggaaggaggaagaaaggaaggaaggaaggaaggaagaaagaaagaaagaaggaaagaaagaaaggaaggaagaaagaaagaaggaaagaaagaaggaaggaaggaaggaagaaagaaagaaagaaagaaggaaggaaggaaggaggaagaaagaaaggaaggaaggaaggaaggaaggaaggaaggaaggaaggaagaaagaaagaaagaaagaaaggaaggaaggaagaaagaaagaaagaaagaaagaaggaaagaaagaaaggaaggaagaagaagaaagaaaggaaggaaggaagaaagaaaggaaggaaggaaggaaggaaggaaggaaggaagaaagaagaaagaaggaaagaaagaaagaaagaaaggaaggaaggaaggaaggaaggaaggaagaaagaaagaaggaaagaaagaaagaaagaaagaaagaaagaagaaagaaagaaagaaagaaaggaaggaagaagaaagaaggaaagaaagaaggaaagaaagaaagaaagaaagaaagaaagaaagaaagaaaggaaggaaggaaggaaggaggaagaaagaaagaaagaaagaagaagaaagaaagaaagaaagaaaaaaagaaagaaagaagaaagaaagaaagaaagaaggaagaaagaagaagaaagaaagaaagaaagaagaaagaagaaagaaagaaagaaagaaagaaagaaagaaagaaagaaagaaggaaggaaggaaggaaggaaggaaggaagaaagaaagaaagaaggaaagaaagaaagaagaaagaaaggaaggaaggaaggaaggaaggaaggaagaaagaaagaaagaaggaaagaaagaaagaaagaaagaaagaaaggaaggaaggaaggaagaaagaaagaaagaaagaaagaagaaagaaagaaagaaagaaagaaggaaggaaggaaggaagaaggaaggaaggaaggaaggaaggaaggaaggaagaaagaaagaaagaaagaaggaaagaaagaaagaaagaaagaaagaaagaaagaaaggaaggaaggaaggaaggaaggaaggaaggaaggaaggaagaaagaatgaaggaaagaaagaaagaagaaagaagaagaaagaagaaagaaagaaagaaagaaagaaaggaaggaaggaaggaaggaaggaaggaaggaagaagaaagaaagaaggaaagaaagaaagaaagaaagaaaggaaggaaggaaggaaggaaggaaggaaggaagaaagaatgaaggaaagaaagaaagaaagaaaggaaggaaggaaggaaggaaggaaggaagaagaagaaagaaagaaagaaagaaagaaagaaagaaagaaaggaaggaaggaaggaaggaaggaaggaaggaagaaagaaaggaaggaaggaaggaaggaaggaagaaagaagaaagaaggaaggaaggaaggaaggaaggaaggaagaaagaaagaaagaaagaagaaagaaggaaggaaggaaggaaggaagaaggaaggaaggaagaaagaaagaaagaaggaaggaagaagaaagaaagaaagaagaagaaagaaagaaagaaagaaagaagaaagaaagaaggaagaaagaaagaaagaaagaaaagctcaGTTGTATATATTAActgttgatgtgtgtttgacctgtagttgtgtagttgtgtagttgtgtatgtgttgttgcaggctgtgagagagacactgctgtgtgtgtttgacctgtagttgtgtaattgtgtagttgtgtatgtgttgttgcaggctgtgagagagacactgctgtgtgtgtttgacctgtagttgtgtaattgtgtagttgtgtatgtgttgttgcaggctgtgagagagacactgctgtgtgtgtttgacctgtagttgtgtaattgtgtagttgtgtatgtgttgttgcaggctgtgagagagacactgctgtgtgtgtttgacctgtagttgtgtaattgtgtagttgtgtatgtgttgttgcaggctgtgagagagacactgctgtgtgtttgacctgtagttgtgtaattgtgtagttgtgtatgtgttgttgcaggctgtgagagagacactgctgtgtgtgtttgacctgtagttgtgtaattgtgtagttgtgtatgtgttgttgcaggctgtgagagagacactgctgtgtgtgttgacctgtagttgtgtaattgtgtagttgtgtatgtgttgttgcaggctgtgagagagacactgctgtgtgtgtttgacctgtagttgtgtaattgtgtagttgtgtatgtgttgttgcaggctgtgagagagacactgctgtgtgtgtttgacctgtagttgtgtagttgtgtagttgtgtatgtgttgttgcaggctgtgagagagacactgctgtgtgtgtttgacctgtagttgtgtaattgtgtagttgtgtatgtgttgttgcAGGCTGTGAGagacactgctgtgtgtgtttgacctgtagttgtgtaattgtgtagttgtgtatgtgttgttgcaggctgtgagagagacactgctgtgtgtgtttgacctgtagttgtgtaattgtgtagttgtgtatgtgttgttgcAGGCTGTGAGagacactgctgtgtgtgttgacctgtagttgtgtagttgtgtagttgtgtatgtgttgttgcaggctgtgagagagacactgctgtgtgtgtttgacctgtagttgtgtaattgtgtagttgtgtatgtgttgttgcaggctgtgagagagacactgctgtgtgtgtttgacctgtagttgtgtaattgtgtagttgtgtatgtgttgttgcaggctgtgagagagacactgctgtgtgtgtttgacctgtagttgtgtaattgtgtagttgtgtatgtgttgttgcaggctgtgagagagacactgctgtgtgtgtttgacctgtagttgtgtaattgtgtagttgtgtatgtgttgttgcaggctgtgagagagacactgctgtgtgtgttgacctgtagttgtgtaattgtgtagttgtgtatgtgttgttgcaggctgtgagagagacactgctgtgtgtgtttgacctgtagttgtgtaattgtgtagttgtgtatgtgttgttgcaggctgtgagagagacactgctgtgtgtgtttgacctgtagttgtgtaattgtgtagttgtgtatgtgttgttgcaggctgtgagagagacactgctgtgtgtgtttgacctgtagttgtgtaattgtgtagttgtgtatgtgttgttgcaggctgtgagagagacactgctgtgtgtgttgacctgtagttgtgtagttgtgtagttgtgtatgtgttgttgcaggctgtgagagagacactgctgtgtgtgtttgacctgtagttgtgtaattgtgtagttgtgtatgtgttgttgcaggctgtgagagagacactgctgtgtgtgtttgacctgtagttgtgtaattgtgtagttgtgtatgtgttgttgcaggctgtgagagagacactgctgtgtgtgttgacctgtagttgtgtagttgtgtagttgtgtatgtgttgttgcaggctgtgagagagacactgctgtgtgtgtttgacctgtagttgtgtaattgtgtagttgtgtatgtgttgttgcaggctgtgagagagacactgctgtgtgtgtttgacctgtagttgtgtaattgtgtagttgtgtatgtgttgttgcaggctgtgagagagacactgctgtgtgtgttggaCTGTTTTGCTCGTCTCCTGGTGCTGCctgaggaggtggaggaagcGTTTGTGGAGAGAACAGTGAAGGCGTTTACACGGGTGTGTGTTATCCTGCAGCATATTCAGTCTAAGTGAGGTGGGCGTGGCCTATATATCCGTCAGTCTTAGCGAGGGGGCGTGGTCTTTATATCTGTCAGTCTAAAAGAAGAATTCACACAATTCAAGTAGAAAATAATTCTTTACCTGTCATTTCTACTCAGTGGTGTGTTTATTCGTATATATTTGATCTTCTTATTAGATGGAGAAAGTTGGCGATGGTCAGGACGTCTATGAGACAGTGACGTGTGTCCTGCAGCGTGTTTTACGGGACCTGAGGAGGAAGGCCATGGACGAGCAGCAGCAGTGTATTAACTAGAAACTGTGAAGAACTGATGAAGCATAAACTTCATC from Silurus meridionalis isolate SWU-2019-XX chromosome 16, ASM1480568v1, whole genome shotgun sequence encodes the following:
- the ptpdc1b gene encoding protein tyrosine phosphatase domain-containing protein 1 isoform X2; translated protein: MLMSTLRHTIIGETLCYIIPNHMLCSIGCGGRACKYEDPSRWSEDQQAIRGLYSSWITENLLAMARPSTETIQRYNIVEEFQRSGLRTVINLQRPGEHADCGNPLEPESGFTYRPETFMEAGIYFYNFGWSDYGVTSLTAILDMVKVMCFSLQEGKIAVHCHAGLGRTGVLIACFLVFTSHMTPSQAVLLVRSKRPNSIQTRRQLACVQNFAKFLIPLRNVFSNADPRVDPVTFLQFLIRQKHILHGDEARQLRYVPKLVTLICKLLLDIAENRQVIEEDILEVPDIHSEDESLVCFNSRSEAQISSHIMVGAVHFSLPRLPGPFATPRHSSTLPLHYAHKNFSYSDSDLRRHSDTINSGWRSVSEINMFHDDPLKDLSTYSSCSSLWEIKSLLEQGGERYLLNTRRQSVLQRSQSLGVSKQTEEKRCSLKGLVWRNSHEGNRRNYKGDNDDDDNDDEEEQKKEEEVQLAEVPFLTIQSELNLESRRLLVAQSLALDLNHDGKQEHIHRVRDWQVDLNSQGGFDRLCSERDPFILTGLLWSWFEQLKEPVLLVTDVQNLKQQNTELKSIFSSLQRMEKVGDGQDVYETVTCVLQRVLRDLRRKAMDEQQQCIN
- the ptpdc1b gene encoding protein tyrosine phosphatase domain-containing protein 1 isoform X1; the encoded protein is MLMSTLRHTIIGETLCYIIPNHMLCSIGCGGRACKYEDPSRWSEDQQAIRGLYSSWITENLLAMARPSTETIQRYNIVEEFQRSGLRTVINLQRPGEHADCGNPLEPESGFTYRPETFMEAGIYFYNFGWSDYGVTSLTAILDMVKVMCFSLQEGKIAVHCHAGLGRTGVLIACFLVFTSHMTPSQAVLLVRSKRPNSIQTRRQLACVQNFAKFLIPLRNVFSNADPRVDPVTFLQFLIRQKHILHGDEARQLRYVPKLVTLICKLLLDIAENRQVIEEDILEVPDIHSEDESLVCFNSRSEAQISSHIMVGAVHFSLPRLPGPFATPRHSSTLPLHYAHKNFSYSDSDLRRHSDTINSGWRSVSEINMFHDDPLKDLSTYSSCSSLWEIKSLLEQGGERYLLNTRRQSVLQRSQSLGVSKQTEEKRCSLKGLVWRNSHEGNRRNYKGDNDDDDNDDEEEQKKEEEVQLAEVPFLTIQSELNLESRRLLVAQSLALDLNHDGKQEHIHRVRDWQVDLNSQGGFDRLCSERDPFILTGLLWSWFEQLKEPVLLVTDVQNLKQQNTELKSIFSSLQRAVRETLLCVLDCFARLLVLPEEVEEAFVERTVKAFTRMEKVGDGQDVYETVTCVLQRVLRDLRRKAMDEQQQCIN
- the ptpdc1b gene encoding protein tyrosine phosphatase domain-containing protein 1 isoform X3 codes for the protein MARPSTETIQRYNIVEEFQRSGLRTVINLQRPGEHADCGNPLEPESGFTYRPETFMEAGIYFYNFGWSDYGVTSLTAILDMVKVMCFSLQEGKIAVHCHAGLGRTGVLIACFLVFTSHMTPSQAVLLVRSKRPNSIQTRRQLACVQNFAKFLIPLRNVFSNADPRVDPVTFLQFLIRQKHILHGDEARQLRYVPKLVTLICKLLLDIAENRQVIEEDILEVPDIHSEDESLVCFNSRSEAQISSHIMVGAVHFSLPRLPGPFATPRHSSTLPLHYAHKNFSYSDSDLRRHSDTINSGWRSVSEINMFHDDPLKDLSTYSSCSSLWEIKSLLEQGGERYLLNTRRQSVLQRSQSLGVSKQTEEKRCSLKGLVWRNSHEGNRRNYKGDNDDDDNDDEEEQKKEEEVQLAEVPFLTIQSELNLESRRLLVAQSLALDLNHDGKQEHIHRVRDWQVDLNSQGGFDRLCSERDPFILTGLLWSWFEQLKEPVLLVTDVQNLKQQNTELKSIFSSLQRAVRETLLCVLDCFARLLVLPEEVEEAFVERTVKAFTRMEKVGDGQDVYETVTCVLQRVLRDLRRKAMDEQQQCIN